In Papaver somniferum cultivar HN1 chromosome 1, ASM357369v1, whole genome shotgun sequence, a genomic segment contains:
- the LOC113276045 gene encoding disease resistance protein RGA2-like, translating into MAFEGILQGALERLGTTACNEISLAWGVEDELRRLKQRLEVIAAVTSDAERKQVNDAAVSLWLKRLKEVSYDADDVLDEICYEAMRRSNKNSKVKVFFSSSNQVAFRLKMSRRIKGINTQLNQIADDMERFHFQTNSSTSSGGYQQNRLTTSLFGDVSKFVGRKVDRSNIVRMLTTMSISSSVSSPSSSSVNSDQHEKVSVISIVGMGGLGKTSLAQSIYSDKSVEKYFEKKMWVCISDDFDVLKILKNIMESATFSKCQEFSNPQVLVKNVREILQGRKYLLVLDDLWNEDPMEWNKLKSVLDFGAVGSKILITTRSQIVASVVQGLIPPYNLNVLSEAECWSIIKNKAFAPGGASETANMKIIGEQIAKRCGGLPLAASFFGSLMFLQSDERHWLSFRDNKSLETPENHNGGIIPILKLSYDTLPSHLKQCFSYCCLFPKDWRYNRETMIRLWMAEGFIHPSHGGNRNSLEDIGNDYFLSLLSSSFFQDVETDDHFGDIETFKMHDLVHDLALSVIDSHEVAYLNTSAMENDVSRIRRLRLMLEGTSQKKVDVLKHATKLRTIFFQKEDYASPFDTILEIPSPLRNIRVIHRLFGPSGRVKTTSSSFNFKHMRYLDLSYSNLKTLNLNQLYNLQTLNLHVSHNFQKIVKGIGSLINLRHLDLTHSDAKFLPNSITRLTNLHTLAIRSCRLCVLPSSIGNLQNLSSLDISFTKISVLPDSFSLLQKLRNFSFKYCSQLDALPRNFGDLTQLRSLDLTGTGITELPESLTSNLCKLEIVKFRCDSKFPIDINNWVELRRLTLEYEGMMIENVRIPRGIENLTRLEELVPYIVRKEDDTCSHNSSSGSMQELADLNSLRRLSIVSLENARGGKIESERAKLKDKLNIQYLSLQWRSKKEEEEEEVSENNSIMVLEGLQPHPNLERLSIEGFPGLKIPKWIGSSSCHPNLVKLRFSDCKSCEKLVGLGQLPCLQNLRIEGMNSVKYIGNEFYYQQQEEEDEEESKGCAIAATPTSRRTSFPSLTKLGIVKLENLEEWLAPPPPHNSFPCLKRVYIFECGNLACIPDLLCSVLIRGCKKLE; encoded by the coding sequence ATGGCGTTCGAGGGTATTCTTCAAGGTGCTTTAGAAAGGTTGGGTACTACAGCTTGCAATGAGATTAGTCTGGCTTGGGGTGTCGAGGATGAGCTGAGAAGGCTTAAACAAAGATTGGAGGTTATTGCGGCTGTAACATCCGATGCGGAGAGAAAGCAGGTGAACGATGCTGCTGTTTCACTTTGGTTAAAAAGGCTCAAGGAAGTTTCTTATGATGCTGATGATGTTctggatgaaatttgttacgaAGCTATGCGTCGATCTAATAAGAACAGTAAGGTAAAAGTTTTCTTCTCATCATCCAATCAAGTTGCCTTTCGTTTAAAAATGTCTCGTAGAATTAAAGGTATCAATACGCAGTTGAATCAAATAGCAGATGATATGGAAAGATTTCATTTTCAAACTAATAGCAGTACTAGCAGCGGTGGATACCAGCAAAACCGGCTAACTACTTCATTATTTGGAGATGTTTCAAAATTTGTAGGGAGAAAAGTAGATAGATCAAATATAGTAAGGATGTTAACGACGATGAGCATATCATCGTCAGTGTCTTCACCGTCATCTTCTTCTGTAAATTCTGATCAACATGAAAAAGTCTCTGTCATATCCATAGTGGGCATGGGGGGACTTGGAAAGACCAGTCTAGCACAATCTATCTACAGTGACAAATCAGTAGAGAAatactttgaaaaaaaaatgtgGGTCTGTATCTCTGATGATTTCGATgttcttaaaattttaaaaaacattATGGAGTCCGCCACATTTTCTAAATGCCAAGAGTTCTCAAACCCTCAAGTATTAGTAAAAAATGTTAGAGAAATATTACAAggaagaaaatatttgctagttcTAGATGACTTGTGGAATGAAGACCCCATGGAATGGAATAAACTTAAGAGCGTCCTGGACTTCGGCGCAGTTGGCAGTAAAATTCTAATCACTACACGCAGTCAAATAGTTGCATCAGTGGTGCAAGGTTTAATTCCTCCTTACAATCTAAATGTATTATCTGAAGCAGAATGTTGGTCTATTATCAAGAACAAAGCATTTGCTCCAGGTGGAGCATCTGAGACTGCAAATATGAAAATTATAGGAGAGCAAATAGCAAAAAGATGTGGAGGTTTGCCGCTTGCTGCAAGCTTTTTTGGTTCTCTTATGTTCTTGCAGAGTGATGAAAGGCATTGGTTATCTTTTAGAGACAACAAAAGCTTAGAAACACCAGAAAATCATAACGGTGGAATCATACCAATTTTGAAATTGAGTTACGATACTTTACCATCCCATTTGAAACAATGTTTCTCATATTGTTGTTTGTTTCCGAAAGATTGGAGATATAATAGAGAAACAATGATTCGATTGTGGATGGCAGAAGGATTCATTCATCCATCTCATGGAGGAAATCGAAACTCACTCGAAGATATCGGTAATGattatttccttagtttgttaTCTAGCTCTTTCTTTCAAGATGTAGAAACGGATGACCACTTTGGTGACATTGAAACATTTAAGATGCATGATCTAGTACATGATCTCGCGTTAAGTGTCATTGACAGTCATGAAGTCGCATATCTAAATACAAGTGCAATGGAAAATGATGTATCTCGAATTCGTCGGCTACGATTAATGTTGGAAGGAACATCACAAAAAAAAGTTGATGTATTAAAACATGCAACAAAACTGCggacaattttttttcaaaaagaagattaTGCTTCTCCGTTTGATACAATTCTTGAAATTCCGAGTCCACTGAGAAATATTCGTGTAATACATCGGCTATTTGGTCCTTCCGGTCGTGTGAAAACTACATCTTCCAGTTTCAATTTTAAACACATGAGGTACCTTGACCTCAGTTATTCTAATCTCAAAACCCTCAACCTTAATCAGCTCTACAACCTCCAAACTCTCAATCTTCATGTTTCACATAATTTCCAAAAGATTGTCAAAGGAATTGGTTCTTTGATTAACTTGCGACATCTAGATCTCACTCATTCTGACGCCAAATTTCTACCGAATTCTATTACGAGGCTCACTAATCTGCATACTTTAGCTATCAGATCGTGTCGGCTTTGCGTGTTACCCTCAAGTATTGGGAATCTCCAAAATCTATCGTCTCTTGACATTTCATTTACAAAAATCTCAGTATTACCCGATTCATTTTCCCTCCTCCAAAAATTAAGGAATTTCAGCTTCAAATATTGCAGTCAATTAGATGCACTACCTCGTAACTTTGGAGATTTGACACAACTAAGGTCACTTGATTTAACTGGTACTGGAATAACAGAATTGCCCGAGTCTTTGACCAGCAACCTCTGTAAATTAGAGATAGTGAAATTTAGATGTGACTCTAAGTTTCCCATAGACATTAACAATTGGGTGGAGTTGAGACGTCTGACTCTGGAGTATGAGGGAATGATGATAGAAAATGTAAGAATTCCCAGGGGTATTGAAAACCTAACTCGCCTCGAAGAATTAGTTCCTTACATCGTGAGGAAAGAAGATGATACCTGCAGTCATAATTCAAGTTCTGGTTCTATGCAAGAATTAGCAGATCTAAACTCCCTTCGGAGGTTATCCATCGTAAGTCTAGAGAATGCGAGAGGTGGAAAAATAGAGTCAGAGAGGGCAAAGTTAAAAGACAAGCTAAACATTCAATATTTGAGTCTACAATGGAGatccaaaaaagaagaagaagaagaagaagtgtctGAAAATAATTCTATTATGGTACTGGAAGGTCTCCAACCCCACCCAAACTTGGAGAGATTGTCCATTGAGGGCTTTCCTGGTTTAAAGATTCCGAAGTGGATAGGATCATCTTCTTGTCATCCTAATTTAGTGAAATTAAGGTTTAGCGACTGCAAGAGTTGTGAAAAATTAGTAGGTCTGGGTCAACTTCCATGTCTTCAGAATCTTCGGATAGAAGGAATGAATTCGGTCAAGTATATAGGTAATGAGTTTTATTaccagcaacaagaagaagaagatgaagaagaaagcaAAGGTTGTGCAATAGCTGCTACACCAACATCAAGAAGAACATCATTCCCTTCGTTAACTAAGTTGGGAATTGTCAAGTTGGAAAACTTAGAAGAATGGTTAGCACCTCCGCCACCACATAATTCCTTCCCTTGCCTTAAGAGAGTATATATCTTTGAGTGCGGTAATTTGGCATGTATACCAGATTTACTTTGTTCTGTCTTAATAAGGGGTTGCAAAAAGTTGGAATAG